Proteins encoded by one window of Paroedura picta isolate Pp20150507F chromosome 9, Ppicta_v3.0, whole genome shotgun sequence:
- the LOC143844986 gene encoding mas-related G-protein coupled receptor member H-like: protein MAANILFSSLDHIPAGLKSFNVHYSTVNRNVIIIIMITLVISVLGTVGNGVVIWLLGFRIKRNPFMTYILNLAVADFGVLLLADYLILDFCFRRGPSSLSKAKTWSILCLFMYSASQYLLTAISIDRCVAVFFPVWHQCKRPWHLSTIVCALIWMISALVTAITSALVFYKPYERAMEKYYQLILNAVVCFPVMAVASVSLFIKVCLKARQPQRGRLLTIVLLTLLFFLLCAFPYNVIFILEDFGYLQGFPYIPFCGFLLGCLNSSINPVIYFLVGSKWKSRRRENLKMVLQKVFKEEEGCTEETPSA, encoded by the coding sequence ATGGCAGCCAATATCCTCTTCAGCAGCCTCGACCATATTCCTGCAGGCCTGAAATCATTTAATGTCCATTATTCTACTGTCAATAGGAATGTAATCATAATTATAATGATTACATTAGTCATCTCCGTTTTGGGAACAGTGGGGAACGGAGTTGTCATCTGGCTTCTCGGCTTCCGCATTAAGAGGAATCCTTTCATGACCTACATCCTTAACCTGGCTGTGGCCGATTTTGGGGTCCTCCTATTAGCTGATTATCTGATTCTTGACTTCTGTTTTAGACGTGGACCTTCTTCTTTATCAAAGGCAAAGACCTGGTCGATACTGTGCCTATTCATGTACAGTGCCAGTCAATATCTCCTGACGGCCATCAGCATTGACAGGTGTGTGGCCGTCTTCTTCCCAGTCTGGCATCAATGCAAGCGTCCATGGCATTTGTCCACCATTGTATGTGCACTAATATGGATGATCTCTGCCTTGGTTACTGCAATTACCAGTGCCCTTGTTTTTTATAAACCATATGAAAGAGCAATGGAAAAGTACTACCAGCTAATTCTGAACGCTGTAGTTTGCTTCCCTGTCATGGCTGTAGCCTCTGTGTCCCTGTTCATCAAAGTCTGTTTAAAAGCACGGCAGCCTCAAAGGGGAAGGCTTTTGACCATTGTCTTGCtcactcttctcttcttcctcctctgtgcttTCCCCTATAATGTCATATTCATCCTTGAGGACTTTGGTTATTTACAAGGATTCCCATACATACCATTCTGTGGATTTCTGTTAGGCTGTTTAAATAGCAGCATAAACCCAGTCATTTATTTCCTGGTCGGGAGTAAATGGAAGTCTAGACGTAGGGAGAATTTGAAGATGGTCCTGCAGAAAGTTTTCAAGGAGGAAGAAGGCTGTACAGAGGAAACACCCAGCGCATGA
- the LOC143844983 gene encoding LOW QUALITY PROTEIN: mas-related G-protein coupled receptor member H-like (The sequence of the model RefSeq protein was modified relative to this genomic sequence to represent the inferred CDS: inserted 2 bases in 1 codon) → MIVMIILVICVLGAVGNGAVIWLLGFRIKRNPFMTYILNLAVADFGVLLLADFLILDFCFRREPSSVLKTYIWLLLFLFMYSASQYLLTAISIDRCVAVFFPIWHRCKQPQHLSPIVCALIWILSPLLTAITCALIIHVPYQETIXFYQLILNAVICLSVMTVATMSLFIKVCLKARQPRRGRLLTIVLLTLLFFLLCAFPYNIIFILEVYLNFDGYQYMPVCGLLLGCLNSSVNPVIYFLVGRKWKSRQRENLKMILQKVFKEEEGCTEETPSA, encoded by the exons ATGATTGTAATGATTATCTTAGTCATCTGTGTTTTGGGAGCGGTGGGGAACGGAGCTGTCATCTGGCTTCTCGGCTTCCGCATTAAGAGGAACCCTTTCATGACCTACATCCtgaacctggctgtggctgatTTTGGGGTCCTCCTATTAGCTGATTTTCTGATTCTTGACTTCTGTTTTAGACGTGAACCTTCTTCTGTTTTAAAGACATACATATGGTTGTTGCTGTTTCTATTCATGTACAGCGCTAGTCAATATCTCCTGACGGCCATCAGCATTGACAGGTGCGTGGCCGTCTTCTTCCCAATTTGGCATCGATGCAAGCAGCCTCAGCATTTGTCCCCCATCGTATGTGCCCTAATATGGATCCTCTCTCCCTTGCTTACTGCAATTACTTGTGCCCTCATAATCCATGTACCATATCAAGAAACAAT CTTCTACCAGCTAATTCTGAATGCTGTGATTTGCCTCTCAGTCATGACTGTAGCCACCATGTCCCTGTTCATCAAAGTCTGTTTGAAAGCACGGCAGCCTCGAAGGGGAAGGCTGTTGACCATCGTCTTGCTgacccttctcttcttcctcctctgtgcttTTCCATATAATATCATATTCATCCTTGAGGTTTATTTGAATTTTGATGGTTACCAATACATGCCAGTCTGTGGACTTCTATTAGGCTGTTTAAACAGCAGTGTAAACCCAGTCATTTATTTCCTGGTTGGGAGGAAATGGAAGTCTAGACAAAGGGAGAACTTGAAGATGATCCTGCAGAAAGTTTTCAAGGAGGAAGAAGGCTGTACAGAGGAAACACCCAGCGCATGA